A region from the Parcubacteria group bacterium CG10_big_fil_rev_8_21_14_0_10_36_14 genome encodes:
- a CDS encoding bifunctional methylenetetrahydrofolate dehydrogenase/methenyltetrahydrofolate cyclohydrolase (catalyzes the formation of 5,10-methenyltetrahydrofolate from 5,10-methylenetetrahydrofolate and subsequent formation of 10-formyltetrahydrofolate from 5,10-methenyltetrahydrofolate) → MHLIDGKKIAERIEEEIKSSGKTGGLAVVLVGNNPESHLYVKLKEAAAKRVGIYFEKYLFEETASEQKIIKKINDLNTQKNITGIIIQLPLPEKLDTNKIIHAINPLKDVDGYHPENLIAFQKNKFDFFPPVLCAVLQIFKELNVDIKTKTITLLTKSEIFPIPYIAYFKNRAKEFHFCSENATDICLLSGDIVITAIGKKHYLKSEMIKKDAIVIDIGAIKKGKNVYGDADSKSLAQKASYLTPTPGGVGPITVACLLKNVAK, encoded by the coding sequence ATGCATTTAATAGACGGCAAGAAAATTGCAGAAAGAATTGAAGAAGAAATAAAAAGCTCCGGAAAAACCGGGGGGTTAGCTGTTGTTTTGGTAGGAAATAATCCAGAAAGCCATCTTTACGTAAAACTAAAAGAAGCGGCTGCAAAACGCGTTGGAATATATTTCGAAAAATATCTTTTTGAAGAAACTGCGTCTGAACAAAAAATTATAAAAAAAATAAATGACCTAAACACGCAAAAAAATATAACGGGAATAATCATCCAACTTCCTTTGCCGGAGAAATTGGACACAAACAAAATTATTCATGCGATTAACCCCCTAAAAGACGTTGATGGATATCATCCGGAAAATCTAATTGCTTTCCAAAAAAATAAGTTTGATTTTTTTCCACCGGTTCTTTGCGCAGTATTGCAAATTTTTAAAGAACTAAACGTAGACATAAAAACAAAAACCATCACACTCCTCACCAAGAGCGAGATTTTTCCTATCCCCTATATCGCCTATTTCAAAAATCGGGCAAAAGAATTTCATTTTTGCAGTGAAAACGCAACAGACATTTGTCTTCTTTCCGGCGATATCGTTATAACTGCAATCGGAAAAAAACATTACCTAAAATCCGAAATGATAAAAAAAGATGCTATTGTGATTGATATTGGCGCAATTAAAAAAGGAAAAAATGTATATGGCGATGCGGATTCAAAATCGCTTGCGCAAAAAGCTTCGTATCTTACGCCAACTCCCGGCGGAGTAGGCCCGATAACAGTCGCCTGTCTTTTGAAAAATGTCGCAAAATAA